A single window of Acetohalobium arabaticum DSM 5501 DNA harbors:
- a CDS encoding sulfite exporter TauE/SafE family protein, with amino-acid sequence MSLFKVLTVLFAGTAAGFINTLAGGGSLIAMSALIFMGLPSAVANGTNRIAILIQNIVAVTNFRQKGFSDFKFSFKLSIPTIIGAVIGSNLAVDLPEALFNKILAGIMILILILIIVDPKEKMETTVEKLSSGRQLTAMVAFFFVGIYGGFIQGGVGFLFIITLSLITGFSLVKVNSIKVFVIAAYTIPSLAVFVINGKVAWLAGLILAVGNSLGAYLGSNFAVSKGDKWIKYILIIVILAIAISLLLGA; translated from the coding sequence ATGTCACTTTTTAAAGTTCTTACAGTTCTATTTGCTGGAACAGCAGCTGGTTTTATAAATACTTTAGCTGGAGGTGGTTCATTAATTGCAATGTCAGCATTGATCTTTATGGGGTTACCTTCGGCTGTTGCTAATGGGACAAATCGAATTGCTATCTTGATTCAGAATATTGTAGCTGTAACTAATTTTCGTCAAAAGGGATTTTCTGATTTTAAGTTTAGCTTTAAGCTCAGTATTCCTACAATAATTGGAGCAGTTATAGGTTCTAATTTAGCAGTTGATCTACCGGAAGCACTCTTTAATAAAATTTTGGCAGGAATAATGATCTTAATTTTAATTTTAATTATCGTCGATCCTAAAGAGAAGATGGAGACAACTGTAGAAAAGCTTAGTTCAGGTCGGCAATTAACAGCAATGGTGGCTTTCTTTTTTGTCGGTATCTATGGTGGGTTTATTCAAGGGGGAGTAGGCTTTTTATTTATTATTACTCTTTCTTTAATAACTGGATTTTCGCTAGTTAAGGTTAATAGTATTAAAGTATTTGTAATTGCTGCTTATACTATACCTTCTTTAGCAGTGTTTGTAATTAATGGTAAAGTAGCTTGGCTGGCTGGGTTAATTTTAGCAGTAGGAAATAGCCTTGGAGCCTATTTAGGTAGTAATTTTGCTGTATCTAAAGGAGATAAATGGATTAAATACATATTAATAATTGTTATTTTAGCTATAGCAATAAGTTTGCTGCTTGGTGCTTAG
- a CDS encoding CAP domain-containing protein has translation MKKKFVILSVLLIVVLTLGACANTDENNQSRQDQNQNKMETKASSIFQQADVKNMKVTTNKAEVKSGPSEKFKTIATLNKNETAKVLAQIKDWYVIQLENNRIGSVNSNQTKPIVEEGQPRPPQPQPTPQPEQTKTPEPKNPQENQSAEEIEPVNDLSSMERQMVDLINEARKNNDVTPLKTDNELTRVARMKSQDMVKNDYFSHYSPTYGSPFDMLNKFGVEYIQAGENIAGNSSVEAAHRGLMNSTGHRRNILNPQYTHVGVGAKSSDKYGYIFTQLFISKPK, from the coding sequence ATGAAGAAAAAGTTCGTTATTCTATCAGTCCTATTGATAGTTGTATTGACATTAGGTGCCTGTGCCAACACTGATGAAAATAATCAAAGTAGGCAAGATCAGAACCAAAATAAAATGGAAACCAAAGCCTCATCTATCTTTCAACAGGCAGACGTAAAAAATATGAAGGTTACAACTAATAAAGCTGAAGTTAAATCCGGTCCCAGTGAGAAGTTTAAAACCATTGCTACTCTAAACAAGAATGAAACTGCTAAAGTACTAGCCCAGATTAAAGATTGGTATGTTATCCAGTTAGAAAATAACCGAATTGGATCTGTAAATTCCAACCAGACTAAACCGATTGTTGAAGAAGGACAGCCGCGTCCCCCACAGCCACAGCCTACTCCCCAACCAGAACAGACTAAGACACCTGAACCAAAGAATCCACAGGAGAATCAGTCAGCTGAAGAAATAGAGCCAGTTAATGATTTAAGCTCTATGGAAAGACAGATGGTGGATTTAATTAATGAAGCGCGAAAGAATAATGATGTAACTCCTCTTAAGACAGATAATGAATTAACAAGAGTAGCCAGAATGAAGTCACAGGATATGGTGAAGAATGATTACTTCAGCCATTATTCTCCAACCTACGGCAGTCCTTTTGATATGCTGAATAAATTTGGAGTTGAATATATACAGGCAGGAGAGAATATTGCAGGCAACTCATCAGTAGAAGCAGCCCATAGAGGATTAATGAACTCTACTGGACATAGAAGGAATATTCTCAATCCTCAATATACCCATGTAGGTGTAGGAGCTAAGTCTAGTGACAAATATGGTTATATCTTTACTCAACTCTTTATCAGCAAACCTAAATAA